One region of Bacillus pumilus genomic DNA includes:
- a CDS encoding YolD-like family protein — protein MWNEEKDQNRWQMKFILPEHNEALRQLHLAKQKIDRPVLSEEQVGEFEYVISSAVSEDLPLDFEVYDDGFVREVSGRVVYVDHLRKEFRVKDNRGDTNFVKFADLINVKNTPSG, from the coding sequence ATGTGGAATGAGGAAAAAGATCAAAATCGCTGGCAGATGAAGTTCATATTGCCGGAACATAACGAGGCTTTGCGTCAATTACATCTCGCGAAGCAGAAAATAGATCGACCGGTATTAAGTGAGGAGCAGGTCGGCGAATTTGAGTACGTTATATCTTCGGCGGTGAGCGAAGACCTGCCGCTAGACTTCGAAGTGTACGATGACGGCTTTGTTCGCGAAGTAAGTGGCCGCGTTGTATACGTGGACCATCTACGGAAGGAATTTCGTGTGAAGGATAATCGAGGCGATACTAATTTCGTTAAGTTTGCGGATCTGATAAACGTAAAAAACACCCCATCCGGTTAG
- a CDS encoding hemolysin XhlA family protein: MAEPSNTELNEKISDIREWLVRIDTKVDFFNDVKTKADQADEKADEALALAKENRADILDMRANTKWVWGVMLTVVGLLLSLGLALFK; the protein is encoded by the coding sequence ATGGCGGAGCCGAGCAATACCGAATTAAACGAAAAGATTTCGGACATTCGCGAGTGGCTCGTTCGTATCGATACTAAGGTCGACTTTTTCAACGATGTTAAAACAAAAGCAGACCAAGCGGACGAGAAAGCGGATGAAGCGTTGGCACTCGCAAAAGAAAACCGCGCAGACATTTTAGACATGCGCGCAAATACGAAGTGGGTTTGGGGCGTGATGCTTACGGTAGTGGGTTTGTTGCTATCGCTAGGTCTCGCGCTTTTTAAATAA
- a CDS encoding XkdX family protein has translation MNWFSIIKKFYGDGDWTKEQVAAAVVMKKITPEQYEEITGDKYEADKPPAEES, from the coding sequence ATGAACTGGTTCTCGATCATCAAGAAGTTTTACGGGGACGGGGATTGGACGAAGGAGCAAGTCGCAGCCGCGGTCGTTATGAAAAAGATCACGCCGGAACAATACGAAGAAATTACGGGAGATAAATACGAAGCTGATAAGCCGCCGGCCGAAGAGTCGTAG
- a CDS encoding glucosaminidase domain-containing protein, with product MSNASFIKAIAPDAQKIYRNYNILASLVIAQGCLESGYGNSGLATKGKNLFGVKGSYKGSSIRMLTWEVYNGRNVQVYADFRKYPSWYESMQDLAKLYINGTSWNPNHYKAVVGQTNYRKATKALVSAGYATDPAYATKLNNIIATHNLTKYDTKKTTDTSTDVDKPAKPKPEPSVVDVDEKFNEDAFSPDIVFGRSSAIPRSDANFRIQYRNGTIIDMARDLSVLVRSLVVSAPAPNITYENIPGKNGSYRTGKDFGNRRITADCTMYAEDAADFYLLRDEIYNALYQESEFYLVAEGNPKKRWRVELSDSFDPERSGSVADFTLTFESASPYCESVGTTQDPFTFDTSLWQFGENLEDTIPVYKHKTKSFRIYNAGAIRIDPLGLPFVISYKGASSKLKITNKTTGDAWQYTGDTTSKETVILDGVKARKDGVSIFGDTNRQTIRLEPGWNEFVLSGTSGSFEIKFDFRFYYF from the coding sequence TTGAGCAACGCTAGTTTCATCAAAGCGATAGCGCCGGACGCGCAGAAAATATACCGGAATTACAACATACTCGCGTCGCTTGTCATTGCGCAGGGCTGCCTAGAATCCGGCTACGGAAATTCGGGATTGGCCACGAAAGGTAAGAACTTGTTTGGCGTAAAAGGTTCGTACAAAGGCTCTTCTATTCGGATGTTGACGTGGGAAGTGTACAATGGAAGAAACGTGCAAGTTTACGCTGACTTCCGTAAGTATCCGTCTTGGTACGAATCGATGCAGGACCTCGCGAAGCTATACATTAACGGAACGAGCTGGAACCCGAATCACTACAAAGCCGTCGTCGGACAGACGAACTACCGGAAAGCAACGAAGGCTCTCGTTAGTGCCGGATATGCAACGGACCCAGCGTACGCGACGAAATTGAACAACATTATCGCGACGCATAACCTAACGAAGTACGACACGAAGAAGACGACAGACACAAGCACCGACGTAGATAAGCCAGCGAAGCCAAAACCGGAACCATCCGTTGTTGACGTAGACGAAAAATTTAATGAAGATGCATTCTCGCCGGATATTGTTTTCGGGCGCTCTTCAGCGATTCCACGTTCGGATGCAAACTTCCGTATTCAATACCGCAATGGAACTATTATCGACATGGCACGAGACCTATCTGTTTTAGTACGTAGTCTAGTCGTATCTGCGCCGGCTCCGAATATTACCTACGAAAATATCCCGGGAAAAAACGGATCTTATCGCACAGGCAAAGATTTTGGAAATCGCCGTATCACAGCCGACTGCACGATGTATGCTGAAGACGCCGCCGACTTCTACTTGTTACGCGACGAAATATATAACGCTCTTTATCAGGAATCCGAGTTTTATCTAGTCGCGGAGGGCAATCCGAAGAAACGTTGGCGAGTCGAATTGAGCGATTCTTTTGATCCGGAGAGAAGCGGAAGCGTGGCCGATTTTACACTAACGTTCGAAAGCGCATCTCCTTACTGCGAATCGGTCGGTACGACGCAGGACCCGTTTACTTTTGACACGAGTCTTTGGCAGTTCGGTGAAAACCTAGAGGACACTATTCCGGTCTATAAACATAAGACAAAGAGCTTCCGTATTTACAATGCGGGGGCTATTCGTATTGATCCGTTGGGATTGCCTTTCGTTATTTCGTATAAAGGCGCCTCATCTAAGTTAAAGATCACGAACAAAACGACCGGCGATGCTTGGCAATATACGGGCGATACGACGTCGAAAGAGACGGTTATTTTGGACGGGGTCAAGGCGCGTAAAGACGGCGTAAGTATTTTCGGAGATACCAACCGGCAGACAATCCGACTAGAGCCGGGGTGGAACGAATTTGTGTTGTCGGGAACGAGCGGATCATTCGAAATCAAATTCGATTTCCGATTCTATTATTTCTAG
- a CDS encoding phage baseplate upper protein produces MLAKDGALSFDVNAQTKRPINAAIQFSTQDIKTARLSFKLTKDGVPLPLSAVVGKLVLSMADGSRFIRAITLVNKPEGLAEYVLSADEIRHYGNVKAELILYYTNGQALSIHKFGFSIEQSLIDQNIVPVAEYYIDDFETLRGQINDLYDDVVATVAEIEAKFEDLDNVETKVGAQEKVDDHANNSDVHVTAKKKAEWDAKETTAGAQAKVTAHANDAIKHVTNEERSTWNSKETTSGAQQKVDEALQTAKDLMANFQQRKITEDTGLPLISLKDTSGSILESIINNGLGQGTFYAIARSRDLPNTRSFRGFYHMTDATNGKGTFGWVYATDYFNNVYTNYLNNNVWSGWRRILTDADATPTWETPSLGNGWKQYVSPDGFPHTVRYTKDAFGVVEIVGSIAGGALGNNVAAFTLLPDYFPIQSMHFIGVASSVGTTNVPQYHRTYIGTDGKVCIQSCSNTANPNEFITFGFRFRAAKV; encoded by the coding sequence ATGTTAGCAAAAGATGGCGCTTTGTCATTCGACGTCAATGCGCAAACAAAGCGGCCTATCAATGCCGCCATACAATTCAGCACGCAAGATATAAAAACGGCGCGTCTATCCTTTAAGCTCACGAAAGATGGCGTTCCTTTACCGTTATCGGCGGTCGTAGGTAAATTAGTCCTTTCGATGGCGGATGGAAGCCGTTTTATACGAGCAATCACACTAGTAAATAAGCCAGAAGGACTGGCCGAGTACGTTTTATCGGCGGATGAAATTCGTCATTATGGAAACGTAAAAGCCGAATTGATTCTTTATTACACGAACGGCCAAGCGCTATCCATTCATAAATTCGGATTCAGCATCGAGCAGTCACTTATCGATCAAAATATCGTACCCGTTGCGGAATATTACATCGATGACTTTGAAACGCTGCGGGGTCAAATTAACGATCTTTATGACGATGTAGTAGCAACCGTCGCCGAAATCGAAGCAAAATTCGAAGATTTAGACAACGTTGAAACGAAGGTTGGAGCGCAAGAAAAAGTAGATGATCACGCAAATAATTCGGATGTCCATGTCACTGCGAAGAAGAAAGCGGAATGGGACGCCAAGGAGACGACGGCCGGCGCGCAAGCAAAAGTAACCGCCCACGCAAACGATGCTATAAAGCACGTGACTAACGAAGAGCGCTCGACATGGAACTCGAAGGAAACTACGTCGGGGGCGCAGCAAAAAGTAGACGAGGCATTGCAGACGGCGAAGGATCTTATGGCTAACTTTCAACAGCGCAAAATCACTGAAGATACTGGCCTGCCCTTAATATCGTTAAAAGACACATCCGGAAGCATTTTAGAGTCCATAATCAACAACGGATTGGGGCAGGGCACGTTTTACGCAATCGCCCGGTCGCGCGACTTACCGAATACCCGATCATTTAGGGGATTTTACCACATGACCGATGCTACAAATGGTAAAGGAACATTCGGATGGGTGTACGCGACAGATTACTTCAATAACGTTTATACGAATTATCTCAATAATAACGTATGGAGCGGATGGCGTCGGATACTAACGGATGCAGATGCTACCCCAACTTGGGAAACGCCGTCTTTAGGTAACGGGTGGAAGCAATACGTATCGCCGGACGGATTTCCTCACACGGTACGCTACACGAAGGACGCGTTCGGTGTTGTTGAAATCGTCGGCTCAATTGCAGGCGGGGCACTCGGTAATAACGTCGCCGCATTCACGTTGCTACCCGATTACTTTCCGATTCAATCAATGCATTTTATCGGAGTGGCTTCGAGTGTGGGAACGACGAATGTTCCGCAATACCACCGTACGTATATCGGAACAGACGGAAAGGTTTGTATTCAATCGTGCTCTAATACGGCTAATCCGAACGAATTTATCACGTTTGGCTTCCGTTTTAGGGCGGCGAAAGTATAG
- a CDS encoding phage holin yields MKKNISAGTVTRFILLALALVNSGLTMFGVQTIPVDEAAVSDFIALLFLGATSLLAYWKDNDVSKKARERKALDEVGKK; encoded by the coding sequence ATGAAGAAGAATATTAGCGCAGGAACGGTGACTCGATTTATTTTACTTGCGTTGGCTCTCGTAAATAGCGGGCTAACGATGTTTGGCGTGCAGACGATTCCGGTAGACGAGGCGGCGGTGTCCGATTTTATTGCGCTGTTGTTCCTCGGGGCGACTTCGCTTTTGGCGTACTGGAAAGATAACGATGTATCCAAGAAAGCGCGCGAAAGAAAAGCGTTAGATGAGGTCGGCAAGAAATAA
- a CDS encoding phage tail tape measure protein has protein sequence MSGTTVGEIVARLSLESSQFSAGVSQAESQMNQMSNSAKSLSTQMGIVQTAALAVGGAVVAGIGVSVKTAADFEQAMSKVQSISGATGQDFEALRKVAMDLGESTKFTATEAAQGLQYLAMAGFSVKDQIGSLPAVLNMAAAASVDMGTSADIVSNIMTGFGIASEDSTYAVDVLVKTMTSANTDLLQLGDAMKYVAPVATSLGFTFEETAAAVAKMSDAGIQGSMAGTALRAGMLRLANPIGRAAKATKAYGIEVQDASGKMKPLPEIIGHLNEKLGHLGQAQKTAAIASLVGTEAASGFAALLATGEKSLKSYTKSLEESAGTAQSVADVQMDNLYGAFEKFTSALEGVGIKLGNEFLPHLRSIVDHGTKLVDLFSKVNPSVVATGLAMAGTSAAIALTAASAVKLGFALRGLFAAMGPAGWIITGLSLLGGLLVGVSAGYKAMNTVSLEAANAKQKEVDGINKTIKEYDGLQAKMKLTNDELLRYLDNKDALANEKDSAAIKKLNAEQDGLRKSSGLTNEEFDRFLQLNDQIIKKSPETEAAFSAQGNAIAKNTEAMKRLSAEKAEELRLELEKQKTISERNMEGHLQKEKQLKQEINSEASKRAEKEQAVTNQLATVESIERKIAEAKKNGNQAEAQMHQVTLAQEKQILDTKRNELIKSTEILQKKQASLAETQKEIGKLTQVNQKLIDLELRQVGLTAKKGQGVAVLDKELGKLNEARWKLINNTTAADKKTAEYRKSLAAIEKEITQLEQTRSKVVEITGQASVMNAELSKDLSKRITIITTDVTRKTERAVSRGRGNEGTYHVGGIVGKPAGKLHSGGMASKFIDRPMSHEVDIRALRNEMVLTEAQQSNLFRMLDAGHTARVASVGGYSPQMQAGLSNLANAVESLKGLSVVMEGEVVGRIVEPHVSRRQMDEIDRSSY, from the coding sequence ATGTCAGGTACTACAGTAGGAGAAATTGTCGCTCGCTTATCGCTAGAATCGAGTCAATTCAGCGCCGGTGTCTCTCAGGCGGAAAGTCAAATGAATCAGATGAGCAATTCAGCCAAGTCGTTAAGCACGCAAATGGGAATCGTTCAGACGGCAGCCCTAGCGGTAGGGGGCGCAGTAGTCGCGGGCATCGGCGTATCAGTTAAAACTGCGGCTGACTTCGAGCAAGCAATGTCGAAAGTTCAGTCGATTTCGGGCGCTACCGGACAGGACTTCGAAGCCCTTCGAAAAGTTGCTATGGATCTCGGAGAATCGACGAAGTTTACGGCGACAGAGGCAGCGCAAGGACTCCAATACTTAGCGATGGCGGGCTTCAGCGTTAAAGATCAGATCGGCTCGTTACCGGCTGTATTAAACATGGCGGCTGCTGCTTCGGTGGACATGGGAACGTCGGCGGACATCGTGTCGAATATCATGACGGGCTTCGGAATCGCGTCGGAAGATTCAACGTACGCGGTTGACGTTCTAGTTAAAACGATGACCAGTGCGAACACCGATCTATTACAACTCGGAGACGCAATGAAGTACGTAGCACCAGTTGCGACGTCGCTCGGATTTACGTTCGAGGAAACGGCGGCCGCAGTTGCGAAAATGTCTGACGCCGGTATTCAAGGTTCGATGGCCGGTACGGCATTACGGGCGGGCATGTTACGGCTTGCTAACCCAATCGGGCGTGCCGCGAAGGCAACTAAGGCGTACGGCATCGAAGTACAAGACGCTTCGGGTAAGATGAAGCCCCTACCGGAAATCATCGGCCACTTAAACGAAAAGCTCGGCCACTTAGGTCAGGCGCAGAAGACGGCTGCAATAGCGTCGCTCGTCGGAACAGAAGCAGCGTCGGGGTTTGCGGCGTTATTAGCGACCGGAGAAAAGAGCCTTAAATCGTATACGAAGTCGCTAGAAGAATCAGCCGGAACAGCGCAAAGTGTCGCGGATGTGCAGATGGATAACCTATACGGCGCATTCGAGAAATTTACGTCAGCACTCGAAGGCGTAGGTATCAAACTTGGAAACGAGTTCTTACCGCACCTACGGTCTATCGTCGACCACGGGACGAAGTTAGTCGACTTATTTAGTAAGGTCAACCCGAGCGTCGTAGCGACGGGTCTCGCAATGGCGGGCACTTCGGCGGCAATCGCACTTACGGCTGCTTCGGCAGTCAAACTCGGCTTTGCATTGCGTGGATTATTCGCGGCAATGGGGCCAGCCGGATGGATCATAACGGGTCTTTCGTTGCTTGGCGGTTTATTGGTCGGCGTTTCTGCCGGCTATAAAGCGATGAATACCGTCAGCCTCGAAGCGGCAAACGCGAAGCAAAAGGAAGTCGACGGCATAAACAAGACGATCAAAGAGTACGACGGCTTGCAGGCGAAAATGAAACTGACGAACGATGAATTACTACGCTACTTAGACAACAAGGACGCGCTGGCTAACGAAAAAGATTCGGCTGCGATTAAGAAACTAAACGCAGAACAAGACGGCCTCCGTAAGAGCTCGGGACTTACGAATGAGGAGTTCGACCGGTTCTTACAGTTGAACGATCAGATTATCAAGAAGTCTCCGGAAACAGAAGCGGCCTTCTCGGCGCAGGGCAATGCGATCGCGAAGAATACCGAAGCGATGAAACGTTTGAGTGCGGAGAAAGCGGAAGAATTGCGCTTGGAACTCGAAAAGCAAAAGACGATCTCTGAGCGCAACATGGAGGGGCATCTTCAAAAAGAGAAGCAATTAAAGCAGGAAATAAACTCAGAGGCTAGCAAGAGAGCTGAGAAAGAGCAGGCCGTTACTAACCAACTAGCTACAGTAGAAAGTATTGAAAGAAAGATCGCCGAGGCTAAAAAGAATGGAAATCAAGCGGAAGCGCAGATGCATCAGGTAACACTCGCACAGGAAAAGCAGATTCTAGATACAAAGAGGAACGAGCTAATAAAAAGTACCGAGATACTTCAAAAGAAACAGGCAAGTCTCGCTGAAACACAGAAGGAGATCGGCAAGTTAACTCAGGTCAATCAAAAATTGATAGATTTAGAATTGCGACAAGTGGGCCTAACAGCTAAAAAGGGCCAAGGAGTCGCGGTGCTAGATAAAGAACTCGGAAAACTTAATGAAGCACGATGGAAACTTATTAACAATACGACAGCGGCCGATAAAAAGACGGCTGAATATCGCAAATCACTTGCCGCAATTGAAAAGGAAATTACGCAATTAGAGCAAACAAGGAGCAAAGTCGTTGAGATAACCGGCCAAGCATCGGTCATGAATGCGGAACTCAGCAAGGACCTCAGTAAGCGCATAACGATCATCACAACGGATGTCACACGTAAAACGGAACGAGCCGTCAGCCGTGGGCGTGGAAACGAAGGTACTTACCACGTCGGAGGCATCGTCGGCAAACCGGCCGGCAAGTTGCATTCAGGCGGAATGGCTTCGAAGTTTATCGACCGTCCAATGAGTCACGAAGTTGATATTCGCGCTCTACGAAATGAAATGGTCTTGACGGAAGCACAACAATCGAACTTATTCCGGATGCTAGACGCTGGTCATACGGCTCGGGTTGCGTCAGTAGGCGGCTATAGCCCGCAAATGCAAGCGGGCCTTTCAAACCTCGCAAATGCTGTCGAGTCACTTAAGGGGCTATCGGTAGTTATGGAAGGCGAAGTGGTCGGTCGTATCGTCGAGCCACACGTAAGTAGACGGCAGATGGACGAAATAGATCGAAGCAGTTATTAG
- a CDS encoding phage tail protein, translating into MELLIKTVRGEVEALTDYDCTVRETAENEKSLDVSVLSTRNNDHSFGLIENENIFVCDGEEYVIKKTRPVTANKTIKIEASGVYKPLIDLADNYVYSKSGKKKKMTVDDMVAIALEGSGYSSDISPEGLDATFELEDFGDGFSNDLLRDILDKYKAEYTIEGKKVVIAKELARDTDYQIRHKFNARDESVEIDTSSLKTYIRGYGKQNDKTKAYAVELEYTSPLAEIYGIKHAAPIRDDAYTDKNADELELRLQEELTDTIELSLTLTYTELRHFGVQDIRKGDYVWCMIDPFGINKRIKVVGVERYSDPNKSPVYTFGKLKRDIKTDMKNFRKTEKRVSKLIDASGKVKGTSVGSGIRIGSDANFDDGYDPTTIPKYGPATAVSNGLMTSNDFQKLQSIVVGPDGKPQVDMASSSKAGLISSSDFIKLSKIIVSSSGANVDLNKLVSDLSALTARVVALESK; encoded by the coding sequence ATGGAGCTACTTATAAAAACGGTAAGAGGCGAAGTCGAGGCGCTTACTGACTACGACTGTACGGTACGAGAAACGGCTGAGAATGAGAAATCGCTTGACGTGTCGGTTTTGAGTACGAGAAACAACGATCACTCATTCGGGTTGATCGAGAACGAAAACATCTTCGTTTGCGACGGAGAGGAATACGTCATCAAGAAGACGCGTCCAGTCACGGCAAATAAAACGATAAAGATCGAAGCATCCGGCGTCTATAAACCGTTGATCGATCTAGCGGATAACTATGTTTATAGTAAGTCCGGAAAGAAAAAGAAGATGACCGTAGACGACATGGTTGCGATCGCCCTCGAAGGATCGGGCTACTCATCCGACATCTCACCGGAAGGCCTAGACGCGACGTTTGAACTCGAAGATTTCGGCGATGGATTCTCTAACGATTTATTGCGAGATATACTCGATAAATACAAAGCGGAATATACCATCGAGGGGAAAAAGGTAGTCATTGCGAAGGAATTGGCTCGCGACACCGATTATCAGATTCGGCATAAGTTCAATGCCCGCGACGAATCCGTTGAGATCGATACGAGTTCGTTAAAGACGTACATCCGAGGATACGGCAAACAGAACGACAAGACGAAGGCGTACGCGGTTGAACTTGAGTACACGAGTCCACTTGCGGAAATCTACGGAATCAAGCACGCCGCACCTATTCGCGATGATGCTTACACCGATAAAAACGCAGATGAACTAGAGCTTCGATTGCAAGAAGAACTAACGGATACGATCGAGCTATCTTTGACGCTGACGTATACGGAGCTACGACATTTCGGCGTCCAAGACATCCGCAAAGGCGACTACGTATGGTGCATGATCGATCCGTTCGGAATCAACAAGCGGATCAAAGTTGTCGGAGTTGAACGCTATTCAGATCCGAATAAGTCCCCAGTTTACACATTCGGAAAGCTGAAACGCGATATTAAAACGGACATGAAAAACTTTCGGAAGACTGAGAAGCGCGTATCCAAGTTGATTGATGCGTCCGGAAAAGTAAAAGGGACATCGGTAGGTTCCGGAATACGTATCGGAAGCGATGCGAACTTTGACGACGGTTATGACCCGACAACTATTCCGAAATACGGACCGGCGACGGCGGTTTCCAATGGATTGATGACGTCAAACGACTTTCAGAAGCTACAAAGTATCGTAGTCGGTCCGGATGGCAAACCGCAAGTAGACATGGCAAGTTCATCTAAAGCCGGATTAATATCGTCATCTGATTTTATAAAACTATCGAAGATCATCGTCAGTTCTTCCGGAGCAAACGTGGACCTTAATAAACTTGTATCGGATTTATCGGCGCTTACTGCGAGAGTGGTCGCGCTAGAATCAAAATAA
- a CDS encoding right-handed parallel beta-helix repeat-containing protein produces MANVFLKRIASAWDRIARNNLNDNFDSIEQGFTKAAAELNAHKNASPAHKSEQIQHGLFTAANRLDNLNARFANLVVNHDGEDVKEVVDLRVALDASTHPTAKDRFDYDFAKLMKKIEDMAVFVSLRPYLEKYGNFDDAMQAALDLSKSTPITLVVPPGNYTQTRTLRIFRNTRLIVQGGAVIKRNFVGSMLVNGLETDNFSGYNGHGNIVIEGGGTFDSNGAVIKQQCSVFGFAHADGIIIRDITVLDVCGGHAFDCAGNQNVLIENVKFKGYADYVGDRWFSAAIQIDLMRSSANFGAFGSYDQTVTRNIVIRGNYFGRSSKLGGWARAVDSHTSTDGVWYSVIRILDNVIEDTTEYAISGNKWYDTRISGNKINNCASGIRILLPRVTTQYTQDANGNPTGRVNKTKHHVITENTITNITKNHAIQVYGRKDYQTIDDVVISGNVIDGVVARHGIHISDVYNYTIANNVVDNVGHHGILITRSTYGSATANTLRGVKGNGIRIEEGRCNNVTVANNVLKDVGFSGISVSGDSRRVRVFFNTLVDVGTRATESDGYDGIIFLSGVARSMCAFNDITGLGMRHGIYLTNTCSQISSYGNYVKGAGFDDSYNDNSVDPITSTANVI; encoded by the coding sequence ATGGCTAACGTATTTTTAAAGCGGATCGCGTCGGCGTGGGACCGCATTGCTCGTAATAACTTGAACGATAACTTCGATAGTATCGAGCAAGGCTTTACGAAAGCGGCCGCCGAGCTAAATGCCCATAAAAACGCATCGCCCGCACACAAGTCCGAGCAAATTCAGCACGGGCTTTTTACGGCTGCTAATCGCCTAGATAACTTAAACGCTCGCTTTGCGAATCTAGTCGTTAACCACGACGGTGAAGACGTCAAAGAAGTCGTCGATCTGCGGGTAGCACTCGATGCATCTACGCATCCGACGGCGAAAGACAGATTCGACTATGACTTCGCGAAGCTGATGAAAAAGATCGAAGATATGGCGGTATTTGTTTCGTTGCGTCCGTACTTAGAGAAATACGGAAACTTCGATGACGCGATGCAAGCGGCGCTGGACCTGTCGAAGTCAACGCCCATTACGCTTGTGGTTCCGCCTGGGAACTATACGCAAACGCGAACGCTTCGGATTTTCAGAAACACGCGACTAATCGTTCAGGGCGGTGCAGTTATCAAAAGAAACTTCGTCGGTTCAATGCTAGTCAACGGACTTGAAACGGATAATTTCAGCGGCTATAACGGGCACGGAAATATCGTGATTGAAGGCGGAGGCACCTTCGACAGCAACGGCGCAGTAATCAAACAACAATGTTCCGTGTTTGGATTTGCGCACGCTGACGGAATTATCATCCGGGATATTACCGTACTAGATGTATGCGGAGGGCACGCATTTGACTGCGCTGGAAATCAGAACGTCTTGATCGAGAACGTTAAGTTTAAGGGATACGCTGACTACGTAGGCGATCGATGGTTCTCGGCGGCCATTCAGATCGACTTAATGCGTTCATCAGCAAACTTCGGCGCGTTCGGTTCGTACGATCAAACTGTCACACGGAATATCGTCATTCGTGGCAACTATTTCGGCCGTTCAAGCAAGCTAGGCGGCTGGGCGCGTGCCGTCGATTCTCATACGAGTACGGACGGTGTTTGGTATTCGGTCATCCGAATCCTAGATAACGTCATTGAGGACACGACAGAGTACGCAATCAGCGGCAACAAATGGTACGACACGAGAATTAGCGGCAACAAGATAAACAACTGCGCTTCCGGTATTCGTATTCTTCTTCCGAGAGTCACGACGCAATACACGCAGGATGCAAACGGAAATCCTACGGGGCGCGTCAATAAAACGAAGCACCACGTTATCACAGAAAACACGATCACCAACATTACGAAGAATCATGCGATTCAGGTATACGGTCGTAAAGACTATCAGACGATCGACGACGTAGTTATTTCCGGCAACGTAATAGATGGTGTTGTTGCGCGCCACGGAATACACATCTCCGACGTTTACAACTATACGATTGCAAATAACGTAGTCGACAACGTAGGTCACCACGGCATTCTGATAACCCGAAGCACTTACGGTTCTGCAACGGCTAATACTTTGCGGGGCGTCAAGGGAAACGGAATCCGTATCGAGGAAGGGCGCTGTAATAACGTTACTGTCGCGAATAATGTGTTAAAGGACGTCGGCTTTTCCGGAATCTCCGTATCGGGGGACTCACGGAGAGTACGCGTCTTTTTTAATACGCTTGTAGATGTCGGAACGCGAGCAACCGAAAGCGACGGTTATGACGGGATCATTTTCTTATCCGGCGTTGCGCGGTCTATGTGCGCGTTCAACGACATTACCGGACTAGGAATGCGTCATGGTATTTATCTGACGAATACATGCTCGCAAATTTCATCGTACGGAAATTACGTTAAAGGTGCGGGCTTTGACGACAGCTATAACGACAACAGCGTCGACCCAATCACTTCGACTGCGAACGTTATTTAA
- a CDS encoding N-acetylmuramoyl-L-alanine amidase, whose protein sequence is MTIKVTQDLVSPSKYGIKCPNAMDAKYITFHNTANDAPAKNEISYMNGNNNQVSYHFAVDDVEVRQGIPVNRNAWHCGDGSGPNSGNRTSIGVEVCYSKSGGERYKKAEALAIKFIAQLLKEHGWGVDRVKKHEDWSGKHCPHRVLDEGRWGAVKSAIAKELAALNGTKAPAKTGTATKPVKATKPKAPSKKLAVPTGVIRQGARGTAVTQLQNALAAVYFYPDKGAKNNGIDGIYGPKTANAVKRFQSTQAGIANDGIYGSATRAKLVAALKKAGYSV, encoded by the coding sequence ATGACGATTAAAGTGACGCAGGATCTTGTATCTCCGAGTAAGTACGGAATTAAATGTCCGAATGCGATGGACGCGAAATACATCACGTTCCATAACACAGCTAACGATGCGCCAGCTAAAAATGAAATCTCGTATATGAACGGAAATAACAATCAGGTATCGTACCACTTCGCAGTAGATGACGTAGAGGTTCGTCAGGGGATACCGGTAAATAGAAACGCTTGGCACTGCGGAGATGGCTCCGGACCAAACAGCGGAAACAGAACGTCAATCGGCGTTGAGGTGTGCTATTCAAAATCCGGAGGCGAGCGCTATAAAAAGGCAGAAGCATTGGCGATTAAATTCATTGCGCAGCTTCTAAAAGAACACGGATGGGGCGTCGATCGCGTCAAAAAGCACGAAGATTGGAGCGGAAAACACTGCCCGCATCGTGTGCTCGATGAAGGTCGTTGGGGCGCAGTTAAATCGGCTATTGCGAAAGAGCTCGCAGCACTAAACGGAACCAAAGCGCCTGCAAAAACGGGCACAGCGACTAAGCCGGTGAAAGCGACTAAACCAAAAGCGCCGTCCAAAAAATTAGCGGTACCGACCGGCGTGATCCGTCAAGGTGCTCGCGGCACGGCAGTTACGCAACTTCAGAACGCATTGGCAGCCGTATATTTCTACCCGGACAAAGGGGCGAAGAATAACGGCATCGACGGCATCTACGGTCCGAAAACGGCTAACGCAGTCAAGCGATTCCAGTCGACGCAGGCAGGCATCGCAAACGACGGTATTTACGGGTCCGCAACACGCGCCAAATTAGTGGCGGCACTAAAGAAAGCGGGGTATAGCGTATGA